A part of Variovorax sp. HW608 genomic DNA contains:
- a CDS encoding PQQ-dependent methanol/ethanol family dehydrogenase — MQLKLLTALIAVGLAAATAHAQVTDQMIQSEATAKGNVLTWGINTQGQRYSPLKQVNSANAGKLLPVWAFSFGGEKQRGQESQPVIANGKMFVTASYSRIFALDAATGKKLWKYEHRLPEGIMPCCDVVNRGAALYDNLVIFATLDAQLVALDQNTGDVVWKEKFDDYAAGYSATAAPLIADGVLLTGVSGGEFGVVGRVEARDPRTGKLIWTRPTVEGHMGYVYDKDGNKKENGISGTVNKSWPGDLWKTGGATTWLGGTYDAKTGLAYFGTGNPAPWNSHLREGDNLFSCSTVAIDVKTGQIKWSYQGTPNDSWDFDGVNEFVTFDMDGKRVGGKADRNGFFYVNDATTGKLINAFPFVKKITWASSIDLKTGRPNFIAENRPGDPTAAPEGKKGSSVFAAPGFLGGKNQMPMAYSPDTRMFYVPANEWGMDIWNEPVAYKKGAAYLGAGFTIKPLNEDYIGSLRAIDPKTGKMAWEVKNAAPLWGGVLTTGGNLVFWGTPEGYLKAADAKTGKVVWQFQTGSGIVAPPVTWMQGGEQYVAVVSGWGGAVPLWGGEVAKRVNLLEQGGMVWVFKIPGASGATRVASN; from the coding sequence ATGCAACTGAAGCTCTTGACCGCCCTCATCGCGGTTGGTCTGGCCGCCGCAACGGCCCACGCCCAGGTCACGGACCAGATGATCCAGTCCGAAGCCACGGCCAAAGGCAACGTCCTCACCTGGGGGATCAACACCCAGGGCCAGCGCTATTCGCCGCTCAAGCAGGTCAACTCGGCCAATGCCGGGAAGCTGCTGCCGGTATGGGCCTTCTCGTTCGGCGGCGAGAAGCAGCGCGGCCAGGAGTCGCAGCCGGTGATCGCGAACGGCAAGATGTTCGTGACCGCCTCCTACTCGCGCATCTTTGCGCTCGACGCGGCCACCGGCAAGAAGCTCTGGAAGTACGAGCACCGCCTGCCCGAAGGCATCATGCCGTGCTGCGACGTGGTCAACCGCGGCGCTGCGCTCTACGACAACCTCGTGATCTTCGCGACGCTCGACGCCCAACTGGTCGCGCTCGACCAGAACACCGGCGACGTGGTCTGGAAGGAGAAGTTCGACGACTACGCCGCCGGCTACTCGGCCACGGCGGCGCCGCTCATTGCCGACGGCGTATTGCTGACGGGTGTGTCGGGCGGCGAATTCGGCGTGGTCGGCCGCGTCGAAGCGCGCGACCCCCGGACCGGCAAGCTGATCTGGACCCGCCCGACGGTCGAAGGCCACATGGGCTACGTCTACGACAAGGACGGCAACAAGAAGGAAAACGGCATCTCCGGCACCGTCAACAAGAGCTGGCCCGGCGACCTGTGGAAGACCGGCGGCGCGACCACCTGGCTCGGCGGCACCTACGATGCCAAGACCGGCCTGGCCTACTTCGGCACCGGCAATCCCGCCCCCTGGAACAGCCACCTGCGCGAGGGCGACAACCTGTTCTCGTGCTCGACCGTGGCGATCGACGTCAAGACCGGCCAGATCAAGTGGAGCTACCAGGGCACGCCCAACGACAGCTGGGACTTCGACGGCGTCAACGAGTTCGTCACCTTCGACATGGACGGCAAGCGCGTGGGCGGCAAGGCCGACCGCAACGGCTTCTTCTACGTGAACGACGCCACCACCGGCAAGCTCATCAACGCCTTCCCCTTCGTCAAGAAGATCACCTGGGCCAGCAGCATCGACCTGAAGACCGGGCGGCCCAACTTCATCGCCGAGAACCGCCCCGGCGATCCGACCGCGGCGCCGGAAGGCAAGAAGGGCAGCTCGGTGTTCGCCGCGCCGGGCTTCCTCGGCGGCAAGAACCAGATGCCGATGGCCTACAGCCCCGACACCAGGATGTTCTACGTGCCCGCGAACGAATGGGGCATGGACATCTGGAACGAGCCTGTCGCGTACAAGAAGGGCGCGGCCTATCTCGGCGCCGGCTTCACGATCAAGCCGCTCAACGAGGACTACATCGGCTCGCTGCGCGCCATCGATCCGAAGACCGGCAAGATGGCCTGGGAAGTCAAGAACGCCGCGCCGCTCTGGGGTGGCGTGCTGACTACGGGCGGCAACCTGGTGTTCTGGGGCACGCCCGAGGGCTACCTGAAGGCGGCCGATGCGAAGACCGGCAAGGTGGTCTGGCAGTTCCAGACCGGCTCGGGCATCGTCGCCCCGCCCGTCACCTGGATGCAGGGCGGCGAGCAGTACGTCGCCGTGGTCTCCGGCTGGGGCGGCGCGGTGCCGCTGTGGGGCGGCGAGGTGGCCAAGCGGGTCAACCTGCTCGAGCAGGGCGGCATGGTCTGGGTCTTCAAGATTCCCGGTGCGAGCGGCGCGACGCGGGTCGCGTCCAACTGA
- a CDS encoding TonB-dependent receptor, translating to MRRRVRFPAFTLAPLAASALLLGQSTPAVAEEEDPDAPAELSTVVVVAPTPLPGLDVPRDHVPSNVQTATDADLERLHSPDLTNYLSRAVGGVTINETQGNPFQPDVNYRGFTASPLPGTPQGLSVYMDGVRLNQPFGDVVSWDLIPRSAISTVALMPGSNPLFGLNTLGGALVIQTKDGLHNPGTSVQVMGGSWGRAAAEFETGGSDKDSGWNWFVSGNRFHEKGWRVDSPSDVRQLFAKVGHVTRDGSISLTTAFADNDLTGNGTQELGALQRDWASVRTIPDNTRNKSAFVNLALTQALDDTWTLSGNTYYRNIRTSTFNGDVNDAALSESVYQPTAAERAALAAAGFTGNPASGANASNTPFPKWRCIANALLNTEPNEKCNGLINRTETRQQNYGLAGQLSAEAKTGSLEHLFVMGAAYDASRVRFGQSTQFGYINPDRTVTPVFGPGAFADGTQDSENAFDARVRLSSRSSTGSVYATDTIALDARTHLTLSGRYNRTSVHNTDELKPGGGPGSLDGHSTFSRFNPAVGLTFAPSQALTLYAGVNQGSRAPTAIELGCADPSTPCKLPNSFAGDPPLKQVVTTTFEAGLRGVIQPDVAWNLGVFRSDNRDDLLFVADNSSGFGYFKNFGKTRRQGVEMGLSAKPARGLTLGGNFMLLDATYRSAETIGGSGNSSNDQALAGFPGTDGNIRIRPGDRIPGLPPQVLKLYADYEPNAQWRIGLDMLASSGANLRGNENGLHVPDGVYYTGPGRSAGYAVFNLGVDYKPRADLKFFVQIANLFNARYTTGGQLGANGFTAGGAYIARGLPQNANGDYPVSRASLMSPGAPRAAWVGLRYTFGG from the coding sequence ATGCGTCGGCGCGTCCGCTTTCCCGCCTTCACGCTGGCCCCGCTGGCAGCCTCCGCTCTGCTGCTGGGCCAGTCCACCCCGGCCGTCGCGGAAGAAGAAGACCCGGACGCGCCGGCCGAACTGTCGACCGTGGTGGTGGTCGCGCCGACACCCTTGCCGGGGCTGGACGTGCCGCGCGACCACGTGCCCTCCAACGTGCAGACCGCCACCGATGCGGATCTCGAACGCCTGCACTCGCCCGACCTGACCAACTACCTCTCGCGCGCCGTCGGCGGCGTGACGATCAACGAGACACAGGGCAACCCGTTCCAGCCCGACGTCAACTACCGCGGGTTCACCGCCTCGCCGCTGCCCGGCACGCCGCAGGGACTGTCGGTGTACATGGATGGCGTGCGGCTGAACCAGCCCTTCGGCGACGTGGTGAGCTGGGACCTGATCCCCCGCTCGGCCATCTCGACAGTGGCCCTGATGCCCGGCAGCAACCCGCTGTTCGGCCTCAACACGCTGGGCGGCGCGCTGGTCATCCAGACCAAGGACGGGCTGCACAACCCCGGAACCTCGGTGCAGGTGATGGGCGGCTCCTGGGGCCGCGCGGCCGCCGAGTTCGAGACCGGCGGCAGCGACAAGGACAGCGGCTGGAACTGGTTCGTGAGCGGCAACCGCTTCCACGAGAAGGGCTGGCGCGTTGACTCGCCCTCCGACGTGCGCCAACTCTTCGCCAAGGTCGGGCATGTGACGCGGGACGGCAGCATTTCGCTCACGACCGCGTTCGCCGACAACGACCTCACGGGCAACGGCACGCAGGAGCTCGGCGCACTGCAGCGCGACTGGGCCAGCGTGCGCACCATCCCCGACAACACGCGCAACAAGTCGGCCTTCGTCAACCTGGCCTTGACGCAGGCGCTCGACGACACCTGGACGCTGTCCGGCAACACCTACTACCGCAATATCAGGACCAGCACCTTCAACGGCGACGTCAACGACGCGGCGCTCAGCGAATCGGTCTACCAGCCGACCGCTGCGGAGCGTGCCGCGCTGGCCGCGGCGGGCTTCACCGGCAATCCGGCGAGCGGCGCCAACGCGTCGAACACGCCGTTTCCGAAATGGCGCTGCATCGCCAACGCGCTGCTCAACACCGAGCCGAACGAGAAGTGCAACGGCCTCATCAACCGCACCGAGACCAGGCAGCAGAACTACGGCCTCGCGGGCCAGCTCTCGGCGGAAGCGAAGACCGGGAGCCTCGAACATCTCTTCGTCATGGGCGCCGCCTACGACGCGAGCCGCGTGCGTTTCGGCCAGAGCACGCAGTTCGGCTACATCAACCCCGACCGCACCGTCACGCCGGTGTTCGGCCCCGGCGCCTTCGCCGACGGCACGCAGGATTCGGAGAACGCCTTCGACGCGCGCGTGCGCCTGTCGAGCCGCTCGAGCACCGGCAGCGTGTATGCCACCGACACCATCGCGCTCGATGCGCGCACGCATCTCACGCTCTCGGGCCGCTACAACCGCACCAGCGTCCACAACACCGACGAGCTCAAGCCCGGCGGCGGCCCCGGCTCGCTCGACGGCCACTCCACCTTCAGCCGGTTCAACCCCGCGGTCGGGCTGACCTTCGCGCCGAGCCAGGCGCTTACGCTCTATGCCGGCGTCAACCAGGGCAGCCGCGCGCCGACGGCCATCGAGCTCGGCTGCGCCGACCCGTCGACCCCCTGCAAGCTGCCCAACTCCTTCGCGGGCGACCCGCCGCTCAAGCAGGTCGTGACCACCACCTTCGAGGCGGGCCTGCGCGGCGTGATCCAGCCCGACGTCGCCTGGAACCTCGGCGTGTTCCGGTCGGACAACCGCGACGACCTGCTGTTCGTCGCGGACAACTCGAGCGGCTTCGGCTACTTCAAGAACTTCGGCAAGACGCGCCGGCAGGGGGTCGAGATGGGCCTGAGCGCCAAGCCCGCGCGCGGCCTGACCCTGGGCGGCAACTTCATGCTGCTCGACGCGACCTACCGCAGCGCGGAGACGATCGGCGGCTCCGGCAACAGCAGCAACGACCAGGCGCTGGCCGGCTTTCCCGGGACCGACGGCAACATCCGCATCCGGCCCGGCGACCGCATCCCGGGGCTGCCGCCGCAGGTGCTCAAGCTCTACGCCGACTACGAGCCGAACGCGCAGTGGCGCATCGGCCTCGACATGCTGGCATCGAGCGGCGCCAACCTGCGCGGCAACGAGAACGGCCTGCACGTGCCCGACGGCGTGTACTACACCGGCCCGGGGCGCAGCGCGGGCTATGCCGTCTTCAACCTCGGGGTCGACTACAAGCCGCGCGCCGACCTGAAGTTCTTCGTGCAGATCGCGAACCTGTTCAACGCCCGGTACACGACCGGCGGGCAGCTCGGTGCGAACGGCTTCACCGCCGGCGGCGCCTACATCGCACGGGGGCTGCCGCAGAACGCCAACGGCGACTACCCGGTGAGCCGCGCGAGCCTGATGTCGCCGGGCGCGCCGCGCGCGGCGTGGGTGGGGCTGCGATATACCTTTGGTGGCTAG
- a CDS encoding tripartite tricarboxylate transporter substrate binding protein — translation MTTRRTLLRAAAAAATVAAAPWIPARAAETAFPQHALSLWVPWAAGGGTDITLRLLAELAADQLGQPIVVENRGGAGGTLAMPVLQKSPPDGYTLAQMPQTVFRAPFTQKVAWDPIRDTTPILQVSGVTFGLLVPAASPLCSVADLLAQAAADPGRMTIATNGIGTTPHVVLEALFAKHGLGFIHVPYKGVAEQMIALSTGQVMAGVNANGFAPFVDSGRLRLLATFGAARSRRWPEVPTMSELGHGIVAMSPYGLAGPRGMPNSVVQRLHDAFKSALFDPRHVAELAKYDQDVAYLDSAAYGRSMREAYVSEKRTVERLGLAPA, via the coding sequence ATGACGACGCGGCGCACGCTGCTTCGCGCGGCGGCCGCTGCGGCGACGGTCGCGGCCGCGCCCTGGATTCCGGCCCGTGCGGCCGAGACCGCGTTCCCGCAACACGCCCTGTCCCTGTGGGTGCCATGGGCCGCTGGCGGCGGCACGGACATCACGCTGCGCCTGCTCGCCGAGCTCGCAGCGGACCAGCTCGGCCAGCCCATCGTCGTCGAGAACCGCGGCGGCGCGGGCGGCACGCTGGCGATGCCGGTGCTGCAGAAGTCGCCCCCCGACGGCTACACGCTGGCGCAGATGCCGCAGACGGTGTTTCGCGCACCGTTCACGCAGAAGGTCGCGTGGGACCCGATCCGCGACACCACGCCGATCCTGCAGGTCAGCGGCGTGACCTTCGGCCTGCTGGTGCCGGCGGCGAGTCCGCTCTGCAGCGTGGCCGATCTGCTCGCGCAGGCTGCGGCCGACCCCGGCCGGATGACCATCGCGACCAACGGCATCGGGACCACGCCGCACGTGGTGCTCGAGGCGCTGTTCGCCAAGCACGGCCTCGGCTTCATCCACGTGCCGTACAAGGGCGTGGCCGAGCAGATGATCGCGCTCTCGACGGGGCAGGTGATGGCCGGCGTCAACGCCAACGGCTTCGCGCCCTTCGTCGATTCGGGCCGCCTGCGCCTGCTGGCGACCTTCGGCGCGGCCCGTTCCAGGCGCTGGCCGGAGGTGCCGACGATGAGCGAACTGGGCCACGGCATCGTCGCGATGTCGCCCTATGGCCTCGCCGGGCCGCGCGGCATGCCCAACTCCGTCGTGCAGCGGCTGCATGACGCCTTCAAGAGCGCGCTCTTCGACCCGCGGCACGTTGCCGAACTCGCCAAGTACGACCAGGATGTCGCTTATCTCGACAGCGCCGCCTACGGCCGCAGCATGCGCGAGGCCTATGTGTCCGAGAAGCGCACCGTGGAGCGCCTGGGCCTGGCCCCGGCGTGA
- a CDS encoding 4Fe-4S binding protein, with the protein MPRPWVFWVATMLICLAGHAEAGVMTRAEIQKALPSSLTVGERDAQLPVWPIFRQDATETVLAGYVFESIDFAPIPGFSGTPFNLLVALDAKGTFLEVRVLSHHEPVFLEGLGEAPLIRFADQYQGLSLRQNIKIGSNANRGEESGSANVYIDGVAKATASVRILNQSLLSSGLRVARARLGFAAAQDPDRVARVRQDSYAPMDWEALREAGLVRHVRITQDMVEKAFDGSGVELPVAGHEDDSFCDLYIAYLNAPPVGRNLLSDAGWKHLLGRIDEGDHAFLVIAAGPYSFVGDRFVRGAVPDRLTLKQNELPLELRDLDLDEPLDLPASLRGADAKVFRVIGPAGLDPAQALDFALRVTRDKGIVYPEHIARSFALPYRLPASQVTIPASTDKGWQGIWRARAAELAVLAAALVLLALVLARPKWIVATPARLARFRTGYLVFTLVFIGWFAQGQLSIVNITAVVQALVAGRDLGFLLYDPMTVALWAFVALTLLAWGRGTFCGWLCPFGALQELVAQLARSAGIRRIRLHRELDAKLKRLKYAVLAVIVGLAVVSPAWSDRAVEVEPFKTAITLGFVRSWPFVLWAAGWLLAGAFVYKGFCRYLCPLGAGLGLLGRVRLLRWIPRRRECGTPCQTCRHRCEYQAIRPGGAIVYEECFQCLDCVAIHDSPQRCAPLIARERERVIPIRPLPATAGSKA; encoded by the coding sequence ATGCCGCGGCCGTGGGTGTTCTGGGTCGCCACGATGCTGATCTGCCTTGCGGGCCACGCAGAGGCCGGCGTGATGACGCGCGCCGAGATCCAGAAGGCGCTGCCGTCGTCCTTGACCGTCGGCGAGCGCGATGCGCAACTGCCGGTCTGGCCGATCTTCAGGCAGGACGCGACCGAGACGGTGCTCGCGGGCTATGTCTTCGAGTCGATCGACTTCGCGCCGATTCCCGGCTTCTCCGGCACGCCGTTCAACCTGCTCGTCGCGCTCGATGCCAAGGGCACGTTCCTCGAGGTCCGCGTGCTCTCGCACCACGAGCCGGTGTTTCTCGAAGGACTGGGCGAAGCGCCCCTCATCCGTTTCGCCGACCAGTACCAGGGGCTCTCGCTGCGGCAGAACATCAAGATCGGCTCCAACGCCAACCGGGGCGAGGAAAGCGGCAGCGCCAACGTCTACATCGACGGCGTGGCCAAGGCGACGGCCTCGGTGCGCATCCTGAACCAGAGCCTGCTGTCGTCGGGCCTGCGCGTGGCGCGCGCCAGGCTGGGCTTCGCGGCGGCACAGGACCCCGACCGGGTCGCGCGTGTGCGGCAGGACAGCTATGCGCCGATGGACTGGGAGGCCCTGCGCGAGGCGGGTCTTGTCCGGCACGTGCGCATCACGCAAGACATGGTGGAGAAGGCCTTCGACGGCAGCGGTGTCGAGTTGCCGGTCGCCGGACACGAGGACGACAGCTTCTGCGACCTCTACATCGCCTACCTCAACGCACCGCCGGTCGGCCGCAACCTGCTGTCGGACGCCGGCTGGAAGCATCTGCTCGGGCGCATCGACGAGGGTGACCACGCCTTCCTCGTGATCGCCGCCGGCCCCTACAGCTTCGTCGGCGACCGCTTCGTGCGCGGCGCGGTGCCGGACCGCCTGACGCTGAAGCAGAACGAGCTGCCCCTGGAACTGCGCGACCTCGACCTGGACGAGCCGCTCGACCTGCCGGCGAGCCTGCGCGGCGCCGATGCGAAGGTCTTCCGCGTGATCGGCCCGGCGGGGCTCGATCCGGCGCAGGCCCTGGACTTCGCGCTGCGCGTGACGCGCGACAAGGGCATCGTCTACCCCGAACACATCGCGCGCAGCTTCGCGCTGCCGTACAGGCTGCCCGCGAGCCAGGTGACGATCCCGGCATCGACCGACAAGGGCTGGCAGGGCATCTGGCGCGCACGCGCCGCGGAGCTGGCAGTGCTGGCCGCCGCGCTGGTCCTGCTGGCGCTGGTGCTGGCCCGCCCCAAGTGGATCGTCGCCACGCCGGCGCGCCTCGCGCGCTTTCGCACCGGCTACCTCGTGTTCACGCTGGTGTTCATCGGCTGGTTCGCTCAAGGGCAGTTGTCGATCGTGAACATCACGGCCGTGGTGCAGGCCCTCGTCGCCGGGCGCGACCTGGGCTTCCTGCTCTACGACCCGATGACGGTGGCGCTGTGGGCTTTCGTCGCGCTGACGCTGCTCGCATGGGGACGCGGCACCTTCTGCGGCTGGCTCTGCCCGTTCGGCGCCTTGCAGGAACTGGTGGCCCAGCTCGCGCGCTCCGCGGGAATCCGGCGCATCCGGCTGCACCGCGAACTCGATGCGAAGCTCAAGCGGCTGAAGTACGCGGTGCTCGCCGTCATCGTCGGCCTGGCCGTGGTGTCGCCGGCTTGGAGCGATCGCGCGGTGGAAGTCGAACCCTTCAAGACCGCGATCACGCTGGGCTTCGTCCGATCGTGGCCCTTCGTGCTGTGGGCCGCCGGCTGGCTGCTCGCGGGCGCCTTCGTCTACAAGGGCTTCTGCCGCTATCTCTGCCCGCTCGGCGCCGGCCTCGGGCTGCTCGGGCGGGTGCGCCTGCTGCGCTGGATTCCGCGCCGCCGCGAATGCGGCACGCCCTGCCAGACCTGCCGCCACCGCTGCGAGTACCAGGCCATCCGGCCCGGCGGCGCGATCGTCTACGAGGAGTGCTTCCAGTGCCTGGACTGCGTGGCGATCCACGACAGCCCGCAGCGTTGCGCGCCGCTCATCGCCAGGGAACGCGAGCGCGTGATCCCGATCCGCCCGTTGCCGGCAACGGCGGGGAGCAAGGCATGA
- a CDS encoding electron transfer flavoprotein-ubiquinone oxidoreductase has product MEYDVVIVGAGPAGLSTAIRLKQLAEKAGKDISVAVLEKGSEPGAHILSGAVMDPIALSELFPDWNELGAPLNQPVTKDEALFLSETRCFSTPSFLMPDNFHNEGNYVISLGNLVRWLAEQADRLGVEIFSGFAAAEVLYNDDGSVKGVATGDMGVDKSGAPTDNFQLGVELLGKYTIFAEGSRGHLSKPLIAKFKLDEGKAPQSYAIGIKEMWEVPAERAQPGLVLHAAGWPLTADTYGGGFLYHMEDNKVVLGFIVGLNYQNPWLSPFEEMQRWKTHPAIRKHIEGGKRLSYGARSITAGGLLSLPRMVFPGGALIGCDAGFLNGPRIKGSHAAIKTGMMAAEAAFEAITAKRQHDELRAYPEAFENSWLYKELHQARNWKRWFKWGIVGGTLGTGIEYWLLPRLGIKSPPWTLSASQADHRYLKPASKCPKINYPKPDGELTFDRLSSVFMSNTNHEEQQPAHLTLRDASVPVHVNLAIYAGPEARYCPAGVYEFVKQDDVDRLVINAQNCVHCKTCDIKDPTQNIVWVTPEGSGGPNYSGM; this is encoded by the coding sequence ATGGAATACGACGTGGTGATCGTAGGGGCAGGCCCTGCCGGTCTGTCGACCGCGATCAGGCTCAAGCAATTGGCTGAGAAAGCCGGCAAGGACATCAGCGTGGCCGTGCTGGAAAAGGGGTCCGAGCCGGGCGCGCACATCCTGTCGGGTGCGGTAATGGATCCAATTGCGCTGAGTGAGCTGTTCCCCGACTGGAATGAACTCGGCGCTCCGCTGAACCAGCCGGTGACCAAGGACGAGGCGCTGTTTCTGTCCGAGACGCGTTGCTTTTCCACGCCCTCGTTCCTGATGCCCGACAACTTTCACAACGAGGGCAACTACGTCATCAGCTTGGGCAACCTGGTGCGTTGGCTTGCCGAGCAGGCGGATAGGTTGGGGGTCGAGATCTTCTCCGGCTTCGCTGCGGCCGAGGTGCTCTACAACGACGATGGTTCGGTGAAGGGTGTGGCCACCGGCGACATGGGCGTCGACAAGTCGGGCGCGCCCACCGACAACTTTCAGCTCGGCGTGGAGCTGCTGGGCAAGTACACCATCTTCGCCGAAGGTTCGAGGGGCCACCTGAGCAAGCCACTGATCGCCAAATTCAAGCTCGATGAAGGCAAGGCGCCGCAGAGTTACGCCATCGGCATCAAGGAGATGTGGGAAGTCCCTGCGGAGCGCGCGCAGCCGGGTCTGGTCCTGCATGCCGCGGGCTGGCCACTCACGGCTGACACATACGGTGGCGGCTTCCTCTATCACATGGAAGACAACAAGGTCGTGTTGGGCTTCATCGTCGGCCTCAACTACCAGAACCCTTGGCTCAGCCCGTTCGAGGAAATGCAGCGCTGGAAGACCCATCCGGCCATTCGCAAGCACATAGAAGGTGGCAAGCGCCTAAGCTACGGTGCGCGTTCGATCACCGCTGGCGGCTTGTTGAGCCTGCCCCGGATGGTGTTCCCTGGCGGCGCGTTGATCGGCTGTGATGCAGGCTTCCTCAATGGCCCGCGCATCAAGGGAAGCCATGCCGCCATCAAGACCGGCATGATGGCCGCCGAGGCCGCCTTTGAAGCCATCACCGCCAAGCGCCAGCACGACGAGCTGCGTGCCTATCCCGAGGCCTTTGAGAACAGCTGGCTGTACAAGGAGCTGCACCAGGCGCGCAATTGGAAGCGCTGGTTCAAGTGGGGCATCGTAGGCGGAACGCTGGGCACCGGCATCGAGTATTGGTTGCTGCCGCGGCTGGGCATCAAGTCTCCGCCGTGGACACTGAGTGCCAGCCAGGCCGATCATCGGTATCTGAAACCGGCAAGCAAGTGCCCAAAGATCAATTATCCCAAACCAGATGGCGAGCTGACCTTCGATCGCCTGAGCTCGGTGTTCATGTCCAACACTAATCACGAAGAGCAGCAACCCGCCCACTTGACCCTGAGGGACGCCTCGGTTCCCGTGCACGTGAACCTAGCGATTTACGCTGGGCCGGAAGCGCGCTACTGCCCTGCCGGGGTCTACGAGTTCGTCAAGCAGGATGATGTCGACAGACTCGTGATCAACGCTCAGAACTGCGTCCACTGCAAAACCTGCGACATCAAGGATCCGACGCAGAACATCGTGTGGGTCACGCCTGAAGGGAGTGGGGGCCCGAACTACTCTGGCATGTGA
- a CDS encoding FAD:protein FMN transferase: protein MKRRQLLRVTLGLGALGIFAGLPPAVASLHWARRAMLGFGTTLSLQAGHEDAALLEHALDAAVQALRRIEGQMSLFDPDSALSRLNRDGLLHAPPAELAEVLEIAHNVSRDNDGAFDVTVQPLWLAFAAAQRAGRLPSRQEVLSARARVDWRALQVSPHLVRFDTPGMAATLNGIAQGYAADRVRAVLASHGVRHALVDAGEFAPLGSNPEARRWTLGIADPHEEHALIARLLTDGRCVATSADNLTFFSADHLHHHIFDPHTGYSPTGLSAVTVVADSGALADALTKVFFVAGPSQARAIAHRWNVDALWVDKAGRWEATPGLRIERASDPPARG from the coding sequence ATGAAGCGGCGCCAGCTTCTGCGCGTGACCTTGGGCCTCGGCGCGCTCGGCATCTTCGCGGGCCTGCCGCCCGCGGTGGCTTCGCTGCACTGGGCCCGACGCGCGATGCTGGGCTTCGGCACCACGCTCTCGCTGCAGGCCGGGCACGAGGATGCCGCCCTGCTGGAGCATGCGCTCGATGCGGCCGTGCAGGCGCTGCGCCGCATCGAGGGCCAGATGAGCCTCTTCGACCCCGACAGCGCGCTCTCGCGCCTGAACCGCGACGGCCTGCTGCACGCGCCGCCGGCTGAACTGGCCGAGGTCCTCGAGATCGCCCACAACGTCTCGCGCGACAACGACGGTGCGTTCGACGTCACGGTGCAGCCCCTGTGGCTCGCCTTCGCGGCCGCGCAGCGCGCCGGCCGCCTGCCCAGCCGGCAGGAGGTCCTGAGCGCGCGCGCCAGGGTGGACTGGCGGGCCCTGCAGGTCTCGCCGCACCTCGTCCGCTTCGACACGCCGGGCATGGCCGCGACGCTCAACGGCATCGCCCAAGGCTATGCGGCCGACCGCGTGCGCGCGGTGCTCGCATCGCACGGCGTGCGACATGCGCTGGTCGACGCCGGCGAGTTCGCGCCCCTGGGGTCCAACCCCGAGGCGCGCCGCTGGACGCTGGGCATCGCCGACCCGCACGAGGAGCACGCGCTGATCGCGCGGCTGTTGACCGATGGCCGGTGCGTCGCCACCTCGGCCGACAACCTCACGTTCTTCAGTGCCGACCACCTGCACCACCACATCTTCGATCCGCACACCGGCTATTCGCCCACCGGGCTCTCGGCCGTGACCGTGGTGGCCGACAGCGGCGCGCTGGCCGATGCGCTGACCAAGGTCTTCTTCGTGGCGGGGCCCTCGCAGGCACGCGCGATCGCGCATCGGTGGAACGTGGACGCCCTGTGGGTCGACAAGGCCGGACGCTGGGAGGCCACGCCGGGCCTGCGGATCGAGCGGGCAAGTGACCCTCCTGCGAGAGGATGA
- a CDS encoding high-potential iron-sulfur protein encodes MNDINITRRTFTGRALAGSCIVALVPVAALAAAPHVEESDETAVGLGYKHDTKTVDAKKYPKHAATQRCANCAMWQGAATDAWAGCAMFGRKQIASEGWCMAWAPKPGGA; translated from the coding sequence ATGAACGACATCAACATCACGCGCAGGACCTTCACCGGCCGCGCGCTGGCCGGCAGCTGCATCGTGGCGCTGGTGCCCGTGGCGGCGCTCGCCGCCGCCCCGCACGTCGAGGAGTCCGACGAGACCGCGGTGGGCCTCGGCTACAAGCACGACACCAAGACCGTCGACGCGAAGAAGTATCCGAAGCACGCGGCCACCCAGCGCTGCGCGAACTGTGCGATGTGGCAGGGGGCCGCGACGGACGCCTGGGCCGGCTGCGCGATGTTCGGCCGCAAGCAGATCGCCTCGGAAGGCTGGTGCATGGCCTGGGCTCCCAAGCCGGGCGGCGCCTGA